Proteins from one Gimesia maris genomic window:
- a CDS encoding gamma-glutamylcyclotransferase family protein produces the protein MKQTLNYFAYGSNLHPLRLQSRIGVCQIQSVARLERARLCFHKVGLDASGKCDIVLAADYDTTVWGAVYQISPEQKILLDEYESLGKGYQILNTEVMSADNQCLPVYTYQAMPDFIDPQLQPFDWYHEFVLQGVSYHEFPAEYRETIQAVEMIKDPDQERTARHQTLLSELQKSLQGKQAD, from the coding sequence ATGAAGCAGACACTTAATTATTTTGCCTACGGATCAAATCTTCACCCTCTGCGTCTGCAGTCAAGGATCGGCGTGTGTCAGATTCAATCAGTTGCACGCCTGGAAAGGGCGCGACTCTGTTTTCACAAAGTGGGGCTGGATGCTTCGGGGAAGTGCGATATCGTATTGGCCGCTGATTATGACACTACAGTCTGGGGGGCTGTTTATCAGATTTCACCAGAACAGAAAATATTGCTCGATGAGTATGAGTCGCTGGGAAAAGGGTATCAGATCCTCAATACAGAAGTCATGTCGGCTGATAACCAATGCCTGCCCGTTTATACTTATCAGGCAATGCCAGATTTCATTGATCCTCAATTACAACCTTTTGACTGGTACCATGAGTTCGTATTGCAAGGGGTTTCCTATCATGAGTTCCCCGCAGAGTATCGTGAAACCATCCAGGCTGTCGAAATGATCAAGGATCCGGATCAAGAACGGACTGCACGCCATCAGACTCTGTTAAGTGAACTTCAGAAGTCGTTACAGGGAAAGCAGGCTGATTGA
- a CDS encoding TauD/TfdA family dioxygenase, protein MSDLQAAENLPTEFSIPAAWKGSELFARDDWQVTFDQNQLDDLQLALDVVLKENLSREQITPSRFPLPQVSPVIRQIQQQLETGSGACQLKRLPVEHYSAPELEILFWLISVHLGSPVSQSANGEKIFHVRDEGFQVGQKEARGPNTRKRLSFHTDRCDVIGFLCLQQARSGGNNQLVSSVSLFNEMRRRFPELTKILMQPFYYLRHNVDTGNQKPFCQQPVFSVQDGHFAGSFLRVLIERAYASPDLPDMTSQQREALDQLEAVAESPELSVTFRQEPGDLLFLNNWVTFHRRDDFEDADESHLKRHLLRVWLAVPNSRPLNPLFADNYGSTAAGAVRGGMLPSH, encoded by the coding sequence GTGAGTGACTTGCAGGCGGCAGAAAATCTACCGACAGAGTTTTCCATCCCGGCAGCCTGGAAAGGCAGTGAATTATTCGCTCGGGATGACTGGCAAGTTACTTTCGATCAGAATCAACTGGACGACCTCCAGCTGGCACTTGATGTTGTCTTGAAAGAAAATTTGTCGCGGGAACAAATCACCCCGTCCCGCTTTCCCCTTCCGCAAGTCAGTCCCGTAATACGACAGATTCAGCAACAGCTGGAAACCGGCTCGGGGGCTTGCCAGTTGAAGCGACTGCCTGTTGAACATTACTCTGCTCCCGAATTGGAAATCCTGTTCTGGCTGATCTCGGTACACCTGGGAAGTCCAGTTTCACAAAGTGCAAATGGGGAAAAGATATTCCATGTGCGCGATGAAGGCTTTCAGGTCGGACAGAAAGAGGCACGCGGTCCTAACACTCGCAAACGCTTAAGCTTCCACACAGACCGCTGTGATGTGATCGGTTTTCTCTGCCTGCAGCAGGCACGTTCGGGAGGCAACAACCAGTTGGTCAGTTCTGTTTCACTGTTTAACGAAATGCGGCGGCGTTTTCCCGAGCTGACAAAAATTCTGATGCAACCTTTTTATTACCTCAGACACAATGTCGACACTGGGAACCAGAAACCATTCTGTCAGCAACCGGTCTTTTCTGTTCAGGACGGACACTTTGCCGGCAGTTTTCTGCGAGTTTTGATCGAGCGAGCTTATGCGTCACCCGATCTCCCCGATATGACTTCTCAACAGCGCGAAGCACTTGACCAGTTAGAAGCGGTAGCGGAATCTCCCGAATTGAGTGTCACCTTTCGACAGGAACCAGGCGACTTGCTTTTCCTGAATAACTGGGTCACTTTTCATCGTCGCGATGACTTTGAAGATGCAGACGAATCACATTTGAAACGGCATTTACTGCGCGTCTGGTTAGCCGTTCCCAACAGTCGTCCCCTGAACCCTCTATTTGCAGACAATTACGGGAGCACTGCTGCTGGCGCCGTTCGTGGTGGCATGTTGCCTTCCCATTAA
- a CDS encoding PAS domain-containing hybrid sensor histidine kinase/response regulator has translation MTFIPTPEPDQSSGNQSLLIWASNSDQQFDLFNQAWLLFTNSTLEQNLNEGWQKFIHPNDLDEFLQTWHEAFAAQTAFQCEYRLKRADGQYRWFQCCAELRPSVSGELSGFFATSRDLLQQDQQVESSRNIEKHLEGLLSYSSHGVWDWLNLKSTEQWWSPRFYELIGYQNQEIDSSMDTLKLLLHPDDVEHTFQAFEDALINNSPFELEYRLRIKGGTYRWFRGYANVLRNDSGQAVRMTGSMTDIHLRVQTEEELRLARLEAFHAKEEKKNFLAMMSHEIRTPLTAILGYSEMILESAQDPFTQTSAETIHINGEYLLNTVNDFLDLSKIEEGRFDLELLECSPITVIENVRTLMRRKAEQKQLALKIACEHDLPETIKSDPIRLKQILSNILGLAIKISEKGSIDLNVSSDSDSEGKAILLFRVTFKNNKLDIDRLKLLFTSSQMEEHALPGLGGGTGLGLFVSKQLAAILGGQISVSKQTGDASQTSILLSIATGDLRREKMYRYNSASLIREIKSSKVSSDLLRKNSRILLVEDGIYNQRLIKFLLSKAGADVKVVEHGQQALDELQKNEIPDEEIGSEYDLILMDIQMPVLDGYTTTRRLRSLGFTKPIIALTANVMPGDREKCIAVGCDEYLSKPIDRKRLIETINGCLKKESQKNLIHQ, from the coding sequence ATGACCTTCATCCCGACACCAGAACCCGATCAGAGCAGCGGTAATCAAAGCCTGTTGATCTGGGCTTCAAATTCAGATCAGCAGTTTGATCTATTTAATCAAGCCTGGCTTCTGTTCACAAACAGTACTCTCGAACAGAATCTCAATGAGGGCTGGCAAAAGTTTATTCATCCTAATGATCTGGATGAATTTCTGCAGACCTGGCATGAGGCGTTCGCGGCACAAACAGCGTTTCAATGTGAGTACAGACTGAAACGCGCGGATGGACAATATCGCTGGTTTCAATGTTGTGCCGAGTTACGCCCCTCTGTGTCTGGTGAGCTATCCGGCTTCTTTGCAACCAGTCGCGATCTGCTGCAACAGGATCAGCAGGTCGAATCTTCCAGAAATATTGAAAAGCATCTTGAGGGGCTGTTGAGCTATTCCTCTCACGGAGTCTGGGACTGGCTCAATCTGAAATCAACAGAGCAATGGTGGTCCCCACGTTTTTATGAACTGATTGGCTATCAGAATCAGGAAATCGATTCCAGTATGGATACCTTGAAGCTCCTGCTGCATCCCGATGATGTGGAACATACATTTCAGGCTTTTGAAGATGCTTTAATTAATAATAGTCCCTTTGAGCTGGAGTACCGCCTGCGGATTAAAGGCGGTACGTATCGCTGGTTTCGTGGTTATGCAAATGTTTTGCGTAATGATTCCGGCCAGGCCGTCAGAATGACTGGTTCAATGACGGATATCCATCTGCGTGTGCAGACAGAAGAAGAATTGAGACTCGCAAGACTGGAAGCATTTCACGCGAAAGAGGAAAAAAAGAATTTTCTGGCGATGATGAGCCATGAAATTCGCACTCCCCTCACTGCGATTCTGGGCTACTCTGAAATGATACTCGAATCAGCTCAAGATCCATTTACACAGACTTCCGCTGAAACCATTCATATCAATGGGGAATACCTGCTGAACACGGTCAATGATTTTCTGGATCTTTCGAAAATCGAAGAAGGCCGGTTTGACCTGGAGTTACTCGAATGTTCTCCAATCACTGTGATTGAAAACGTACGAACCTTAATGCGTCGAAAGGCAGAGCAAAAGCAGTTAGCCCTCAAAATTGCCTGTGAGCACGACTTGCCGGAAACAATTAAATCTGACCCGATTCGCCTTAAACAGATACTGTCAAATATTCTTGGCCTGGCAATTAAAATATCCGAAAAAGGAAGTATCGATCTGAATGTCAGTTCTGATTCCGACTCCGAGGGAAAAGCAATCCTGTTATTCAGGGTTACATTTAAAAATAATAAACTAGATATTGATCGATTGAAACTTCTCTTTACCAGCTCACAAATGGAAGAACACGCTTTGCCAGGTCTGGGAGGTGGAACGGGACTGGGACTGTTCGTCTCAAAGCAACTGGCAGCTATTCTGGGAGGACAGATCTCTGTCTCTAAACAGACAGGAGATGCTTCTCAGACTTCGATATTACTATCGATCGCCACGGGAGATCTCAGGCGTGAAAAAATGTATCGATATAATTCTGCCAGTTTAATCCGCGAAATCAAATCGTCTAAAGTCAGTTCTGATCTTCTCAGAAAAAACAGTCGTATTCTGCTGGTGGAAGATGGTATCTACAATCAACGGCTGATCAAGTTTTTACTGAGCAAAGCTGGTGCTGATGTGAAGGTTGTCGAACATGGTCAACAGGCACTGGATGAACTGCAGAAAAATGAAATACCGGATGAGGAAATCGGTTCCGAGTACGATCTGATACTGATGGACATTCAAATGCCGGTTCTGGATGGATATACGACAACACGCCGTCTCCGGTCCCTGGGATTTACAAAACCCATCATTGCTTTAACCGCTAATGTCATGCCCGGCGATCGTGAAAAATGTATTGCGGTCGGTTGTGATGAATATCTCAGCAAGCCCATTGACCGTAAGAGGCTCATTGAAACAATCAATGGTTGTCTGAAAAAGGAAAGCCAGAAAAATCTGATTCATCAATAA
- a CDS encoding TIM barrel protein — MQRRDFLKNSMVAGSAAILARTAAQAAGVDQPKPFQLKYGPHFGMFKNAAGNDPIDQLKFAADQGFTAWEDNGMKKKPKELQQQIADTMEKLNMQMGVFVAHGSIGKTTFTRKDKDVWDSVLKDIKDSVEVAKRVNAKWMTVVPGNLDEGPRSRLAEGYQTANVIELLRRCADIFEPHGMVMVLEPLNWFANHGGVFLQGSPQAYALCKAVDSPSCKILFDIYHQQITEGNLIVNIDNSWDEIGYFQSGDNPGRKEPGTGEINYLNVFKHIHSKGFDGIIGMEHGNSKPGKEGDMAVIEAYREVDRF, encoded by the coding sequence ATGCAGCGTCGAGATTTTCTGAAAAACAGTATGGTAGCCGGCAGTGCTGCCATCTTAGCCCGGACTGCTGCACAAGCCGCAGGAGTAGACCAGCCAAAACCATTCCAGCTCAAATACGGTCCCCATTTCGGCATGTTTAAAAATGCTGCCGGGAATGATCCCATTGATCAGCTGAAATTTGCTGCCGACCAGGGCTTCACTGCCTGGGAAGACAACGGCATGAAAAAGAAACCCAAAGAACTGCAGCAGCAAATCGCTGATACAATGGAAAAGCTCAACATGCAGATGGGTGTGTTCGTGGCGCACGGCTCGATCGGCAAAACCACTTTTACCCGTAAGGATAAAGATGTCTGGGATTCCGTACTGAAAGACATCAAAGATTCTGTGGAAGTTGCAAAACGCGTCAATGCGAAATGGATGACCGTCGTTCCGGGAAATCTGGACGAAGGCCCCCGCAGTCGTCTGGCAGAAGGCTATCAGACTGCCAACGTGATCGAATTACTCAGACGCTGTGCCGACATCTTTGAACCGCACGGTATGGTGATGGTCCTGGAACCACTCAACTGGTTTGCCAATCACGGCGGTGTGTTCCTGCAGGGGTCTCCTCAGGCTTATGCTCTCTGTAAAGCCGTTGACAGTCCTTCCTGTAAAATCCTGTTTGATATTTATCATCAGCAGATCACCGAAGGCAACCTGATTGTCAATATCGACAACAGCTGGGATGAAATTGGCTATTTTCAGTCAGGCGATAACCCGGGTCGCAAAGAACCGGGTACGGGTGAAATCAATTATCTGAATGTCTTCAAGCACATTCACTCCAAAGGCTTTGACGGAATTATTGGTATGGAACACGGTAATTCCAAACCAGGTAAAGAAGGTGACATGGCCGTCATCGAAGCATATAGAGAGGTAGACCGGTTCTAA
- a CDS encoding YbaN family protein, translating into MIRNSQPQDDLSSESDQTGNTFDRIALEEIHPEFLDTLDQTTVPTVTGVKKIIFLILATLFFALGVLGVALPVLPTTPFLLLTSYFLIRTSPRLNAALLRSPVLGQVLKEWQQDGGVRLSVKIQAISIVVLVIAATLLLSPLSILVKSVLVMLACIGIVVVIRLPGLS; encoded by the coding sequence ATGATTCGTAATTCGCAGCCGCAAGACGACCTCTCCAGTGAATCCGATCAAACCGGAAACACGTTCGATCGCATTGCGTTGGAGGAAATCCATCCTGAATTTCTCGACACACTTGATCAAACAACCGTGCCGACTGTAACCGGTGTCAAAAAAATCATCTTCCTCATTCTGGCTACCCTGTTTTTTGCGCTCGGTGTTCTGGGAGTTGCTTTACCTGTTCTGCCAACCACACCATTTCTCTTACTGACAAGTTATTTTCTGATCAGAACTTCTCCGCGTTTAAATGCAGCGCTGCTGCGTTCGCCCGTTCTCGGACAGGTTCTCAAAGAATGGCAACAGGACGGCGGCGTGCGACTTAGTGTCAAAATTCAGGCAATCTCAATTGTTGTCCTGGTCATTGCCGCCACATTACTGCTTTCTCCACTTTCGATTCTAGTGAAATCAGTGCTGGTGATGCTGGCCTGCATTGGAATCGTAGTCGTAATTCGCCTGCCCGGCCTTTCCTGA
- a CDS encoding FAD-dependent oxidoreductase has translation MNFVRHLIVGCLSLTLISQAVVAAEEYDIVIYGGTSGAVTAAVQAKRLGKSVVIVCPDQHLGGLSSGGLGWTDTGNKAVIGGLAREFYHRVWKHYQSPEAWQWQKRAQYGDKGQGTPAIDGKQRTMWIFEPHVAEQVFEDFVKEYEIPVYRDEWLDRKQGVKKSADKISSITTLSGKTFTGRVFIDATYEGDLLAAAGVSYHVGREATSVYGEEWNGVQTGVLHHRHHFGPNAVKEKISPYKIPGDPASGLLPRISGADPGKYGSGDDKIQAYCFRMCLTNHEENRVPFPKPEGYDPAQYELMLRIYDAGWRDTFAKFDPIPNFKTDTNNHGPMSTDNIGYNYDYPEASYDRRKEIIQEHTTYQQGWLYFIANDPRVPQEVQQKMRKWGLAKDEFTDNGNWPHQLYIREARRMIGKFVMTENELVKKRPTPDSVGMGSYTMDSHNVQRYVTPEGYVQNEGDIGVSTHGPYEIAYGSLVPKKGECGNLLVPVCVSSSHIAFGSIRMEPVFMILGHSAATAAAIALDQNLDVQDVPYHSLRAQLIKEGQVLEAPPEVKFGKNGVNPATLKGIVLDDSKAKLTGAWTTSHSAKKYIGSSYSHESNTRDGKATARFETKIPEGGLYEVRYAYTPNGNRSSQVKIKLQHAGGTETRTINQKKLPPLEGLFISLGEYDFTPDQPAVVEVSNAGADGYVIIDAVQWIPVKE, from the coding sequence ATGAATTTTGTTCGTCACCTTATCGTAGGCTGTCTGAGCCTGACATTGATTTCCCAAGCCGTTGTTGCGGCAGAAGAATATGATATTGTCATCTACGGCGGAACCTCGGGAGCAGTCACAGCTGCCGTTCAGGCAAAACGCCTGGGGAAATCTGTCGTCATTGTCTGTCCCGATCAACATCTGGGAGGATTGTCCAGTGGAGGTCTGGGTTGGACGGACACCGGTAATAAAGCCGTCATTGGTGGTTTGGCACGGGAATTCTATCATCGAGTCTGGAAACATTATCAGTCTCCCGAAGCCTGGCAGTGGCAGAAACGCGCGCAGTATGGAGACAAAGGCCAGGGGACTCCTGCGATTGATGGTAAACAGCGGACGATGTGGATTTTTGAGCCGCATGTTGCCGAACAGGTCTTTGAAGATTTTGTGAAGGAGTACGAGATCCCCGTCTATCGTGACGAATGGCTGGATCGCAAGCAGGGAGTGAAGAAGTCAGCAGATAAAATCAGTTCCATCACGACACTCAGTGGGAAAACGTTTACAGGTCGGGTCTTTATTGATGCGACATACGAAGGAGATCTGCTGGCAGCCGCCGGAGTGAGTTATCATGTCGGGCGTGAAGCTACGAGTGTCTATGGCGAAGAGTGGAATGGCGTCCAGACAGGCGTATTGCATCACCGGCATCATTTCGGTCCGAATGCGGTCAAAGAGAAAATCAGTCCTTATAAAATTCCCGGCGATCCAGCCAGTGGATTACTCCCGCGCATCAGTGGCGCTGATCCCGGAAAGTATGGTTCAGGTGATGATAAAATTCAGGCTTACTGTTTTCGCATGTGCCTGACCAATCATGAAGAGAACCGCGTTCCCTTCCCCAAACCCGAGGGCTACGATCCGGCGCAGTATGAGCTGATGCTGCGAATTTATGATGCCGGCTGGAGAGACACGTTTGCCAAGTTTGACCCGATTCCAAATTTTAAAACAGATACGAACAATCACGGGCCGATGAGTACGGATAATATCGGATACAATTATGATTACCCGGAAGCCTCGTACGATCGCCGGAAAGAAATCATCCAGGAGCACACCACGTATCAGCAGGGCTGGCTCTATTTTATTGCCAATGATCCACGCGTTCCGCAGGAGGTTCAACAGAAAATGCGCAAATGGGGACTGGCGAAGGATGAGTTTACTGATAACGGAAACTGGCCGCATCAGCTCTATATTCGCGAAGCCCGCCGCATGATCGGCAAGTTTGTGATGACAGAAAATGAGCTTGTGAAAAAACGTCCTACACCTGATTCGGTCGGCATGGGATCATATACTATGGATTCGCATAACGTGCAGCGATATGTAACTCCCGAAGGCTACGTACAGAACGAAGGTGACATCGGAGTTTCGACGCATGGCCCCTACGAAATTGCCTACGGAAGCCTGGTTCCGAAAAAAGGGGAATGCGGCAATCTACTGGTACCGGTTTGTGTTTCCAGTTCGCATATTGCCTTTGGTTCGATACGTATGGAACCGGTCTTTATGATCCTGGGGCATTCTGCAGCAACCGCAGCGGCGATCGCCCTTGACCAGAATCTGGATGTGCAGGATGTTCCTTATCATTCATTAAGAGCACAACTGATCAAGGAAGGGCAGGTTCTGGAAGCACCTCCCGAAGTCAAATTCGGAAAGAATGGAGTGAATCCCGCGACCTTGAAAGGGATCGTTTTGGATGACAGCAAAGCAAAGCTCACCGGTGCCTGGACTACCAGCCATTCCGCAAAAAAGTACATTGGTTCCAGTTACAGTCACGAATCCAACACCCGCGATGGAAAAGCGACCGCCCGGTTTGAAACGAAAATTCCAGAGGGGGGGCTTTATGAAGTACGGTATGCCTATACCCCGAATGGAAATCGGAGCTCCCAGGTTAAAATCAAACTGCAACATGCCGGGGGAACAGAAACCCGTACCATCAATCAGAAAAAACTGCCGCCGCTGGAGGGACTGTTTATATCGCTGGGTGAATATGACTTCACTCCGGATCAACCGGCAGTTGTTGAAGTTTCAAATGCAGGAGCCGACGGGTATGTGATCATTGATGCGGTTCAGTGGATCCCTGTGAAAGAGTAA
- a CDS encoding PQQ-dependent sugar dehydrogenase, with product MKSIPTLLFLFTLCLTASLIAEEQVDTSPAPVKIVKVFPYLKIDRPIVITHAGDDSNRLFIAAQKGKIFVVPNTPEDEDLEEGKLFLDISERVSYHDKKNEEGLLGLAFHPDYKSNGEFFVYYSTPGKSHNYSVISRFRVSKDDPDKAAADSEEVLMRVAQPAWNHNGGTVVFGPDGMLYIAFGDGGAGGDAFHNGQNLSSVLGSICRIDVDHKSEGLNYAIPKDNPFEDGKKATFPTIRKEIWAYGLRNPWRIAFDPKTGVLWAGDVGQGIWEEIDLIVKGGNYGWSVREGKHPFGLNGVEPRKHLIEPIWEYNHEVGKSITGGSVYRGKAIPAIAGAYIYGDYVSGKFWALNYDAESKKVTANHVIESPSIPMMTFGTDQNGEMFLSSSFSEIFMLKAK from the coding sequence ATGAAATCCATTCCTACTCTGCTGTTTCTGTTTACGCTGTGTTTAACTGCATCGCTGATTGCTGAAGAACAGGTCGATACTTCTCCGGCGCCTGTGAAGATTGTAAAAGTATTTCCTTACCTGAAAATTGACCGGCCGATTGTAATAACCCATGCAGGCGATGATTCGAACCGTCTGTTTATAGCCGCGCAAAAAGGGAAAATCTTTGTTGTTCCCAATACGCCGGAAGATGAAGATCTGGAAGAAGGCAAATTGTTCCTCGATATTTCGGAACGTGTGTCTTATCACGATAAGAAAAATGAAGAAGGATTACTGGGACTGGCTTTTCATCCCGATTACAAATCCAATGGCGAATTTTTCGTGTACTACAGTACGCCGGGCAAATCACATAATTATTCTGTGATATCCCGCTTCCGGGTTTCCAAAGATGATCCTGATAAAGCGGCTGCCGATTCCGAAGAAGTTTTAATGCGTGTTGCACAACCTGCCTGGAATCATAACGGCGGGACAGTCGTTTTCGGGCCGGATGGGATGCTGTATATCGCCTTTGGCGATGGCGGGGCTGGCGGAGATGCGTTTCATAATGGACAGAACCTTTCCAGCGTGCTGGGCAGTATCTGCCGGATTGATGTGGATCATAAGTCGGAAGGATTGAACTATGCGATTCCCAAAGACAATCCCTTTGAAGACGGGAAGAAAGCAACTTTCCCCACCATCCGCAAGGAAATCTGGGCATACGGATTACGAAACCCCTGGCGGATTGCCTTTGATCCCAAAACCGGTGTGCTGTGGGCAGGCGATGTCGGACAAGGAATCTGGGAAGAAATTGATCTGATTGTCAAAGGTGGAAATTATGGCTGGTCCGTACGCGAAGGGAAGCACCCGTTTGGTCTGAATGGCGTTGAGCCTCGTAAACATCTGATCGAACCGATCTGGGAATACAATCATGAAGTCGGCAAATCGATCACGGGGGGATCGGTTTATCGCGGGAAAGCAATTCCCGCCATTGCAGGGGCTTACATTTATGGTGATTATGTTTCCGGCAAATTCTGGGCGTTGAACTACGACGCTGAGAGTAAAAAAGTCACCGCCAATCATGTGATCGAATCTCCCAGTATCCCGATGATGACGTTCGGGACGGATCAGAATGGCGAAATGTTTCTCTCTTCATCCTTCAGTGAAATCTTCATGCTGAAAGCAAAATAG
- a CDS encoding DUF2237 family protein has protein sequence MTQRKAKNVLGTELETCSLDPVTGFYRDGCCNTGASDMGLHTVCIEATAEFLEFSKERGNDLSTPHPMYDFPGLKPGDRWCLCVERWKEALEAGMAPRVKLEACHISTLEFVDLEDLQEYAVKV, from the coding sequence ATGACTCAGAGAAAAGCAAAAAATGTTCTCGGAACGGAATTGGAAACCTGCTCCCTGGACCCTGTGACTGGATTTTATCGGGATGGTTGCTGCAATACGGGCGCCTCCGACATGGGGCTGCATACGGTGTGTATTGAAGCGACTGCTGAGTTCCTCGAATTCTCGAAAGAGCGCGGGAATGACCTGAGCACGCCCCATCCGATGTACGATTTCCCAGGGTTGAAACCGGGAGATCGCTGGTGCCTGTGTGTCGAACGCTGGAAAGAAGCGCTCGAAGCAGGGATGGCTCCCCGCGTCAAACTGGAAGCCTGTCACATTTCAACGCTCGAATTTGTCGACCTCGAAGATCTGCAGGAGTACGCCGTCAAAGTCTGA
- a CDS encoding NPCBM/NEW2 domain-containing protein, with amino-acid sequence MRSMLFCLLFILIGLIFQSQIQAAELELVSGKKLDGTLIEIRQNQLTMQMKTGRETVAAADTIRVYLDHHRLPWKKTGMLRLANHDQILGDLVRSEEEYLLIKMNTLPGQPEWRVPLETVTAAFFDWPASRFTRTELLTKIDLQKQNDDLFFLKNGDHLQGEFISFNEKTFRFDSSAGETSVPRGGIQCFCFNPELVNFPQPDQLRYVLTLTNGTRVTISELAVSQEHVAAKTLFGASLTCPISMVETITPKGGKVIPLSDVNPASYQFTPYLSRKWDWQRNRNVLRGPLVTEGTEYFSGLGMHSASELRYQLDGKYSGFQTLVGLDEATTGRGDVDVLILVDQRVVFQKSLSEEQRRMVEVPRIDMTGAQELILKVEFGKNADMDDHVNWLRPVLLRSE; translated from the coding sequence ATGCGATCAATGCTGTTCTGCCTTCTGTTCATTCTCATAGGACTCATATTTCAGAGCCAGATACAGGCAGCGGAGCTGGAACTGGTCAGTGGAAAAAAACTGGACGGGACACTGATAGAAATCAGGCAGAACCAGTTGACCATGCAGATGAAGACGGGACGTGAGACTGTCGCAGCCGCAGATACCATTCGTGTCTATCTGGACCATCACCGACTTCCCTGGAAAAAAACGGGGATGCTGAGATTGGCAAACCATGATCAGATTCTGGGCGATCTGGTGCGTTCTGAAGAGGAATATCTGCTGATAAAAATGAATACGCTTCCGGGGCAGCCGGAATGGCGCGTTCCGCTGGAGACAGTTACGGCCGCTTTTTTTGACTGGCCAGCTTCGCGTTTCACTCGTACCGAGTTGCTGACAAAAATAGACTTACAGAAACAAAATGACGACCTCTTCTTTCTGAAAAATGGCGATCATCTGCAGGGAGAGTTTATCAGTTTCAATGAGAAAACGTTCCGCTTTGACTCCAGTGCAGGAGAAACTTCTGTTCCACGCGGAGGAATCCAGTGCTTCTGTTTTAACCCGGAGCTGGTCAATTTTCCTCAGCCGGATCAATTGCGCTATGTATTGACTCTTACAAATGGGACTCGAGTTACCATTTCGGAACTTGCAGTGAGCCAGGAACATGTTGCGGCGAAAACTTTATTCGGCGCCAGTCTAACTTGTCCCATCAGCATGGTCGAAACTATTACGCCAAAGGGGGGAAAGGTGATTCCGCTCTCCGATGTGAACCCTGCCTCCTACCAGTTTACTCCATATTTGAGCCGAAAATGGGATTGGCAACGCAATCGAAATGTACTTCGCGGGCCTCTGGTCACTGAGGGAACAGAATATTTCTCCGGCCTGGGGATGCACAGCGCAAGCGAGTTGCGATACCAGTTGGATGGAAAGTACTCCGGTTTTCAGACTCTGGTAGGTCTGGATGAAGCTACGACCGGGCGGGGAGACGTGGATGTATTGATTCTGGTGGACCAGCGCGTCGTCTTTCAGAAGTCCCTTTCAGAAGAACAGCGGCGGATGGTTGAGGTCCCGCGTATCGATATGACTGGCGCACAGGAACTGATACTGAAAGTCGAGTTTGGTAAAAATGCTGACATGGATGATCATGTCAACTGGCTGCGTCCTGTTCTGTTGCGGTCAGAGTGA